From a region of the Geothrix sp. 21YS21S-2 genome:
- the fliN gene encoding flagellar motor switch protein FliN: MDPVMSDLDQKIGGCFSESMSSVFSMLTGREFAIKPQDGNTLDHVGVSVLHSATVVYVKAHYTKGMTGTLLFALPLKEGTMLVDLMLGGDGTPSTELAGDSRDALAETFNQIMGSANQALSDLAGETLSISNVEIFSAEGGDSSGLEEIMGPGPFYDLPLETSQESLGTVIHLLIPDLLIQQIKRKLGIGEAPAAPAPAAPEAPAPAAAAPAPRATGGTVPVAAPAAGPPQRQASTVDTGNLDLLLDIELPLMVRMGQTEMQLGELLKLTPGSILELNRAADAPVELLVNSKLIARGEVVVVDGNFAFRITEIESTDARIRSLV; this comes from the coding sequence ATGGATCCCGTGATGTCCGACCTCGACCAGAAGATCGGCGGGTGCTTCTCCGAAAGCATGTCGAGCGTGTTCTCCATGCTCACGGGCCGGGAGTTCGCCATCAAGCCGCAGGACGGCAACACCCTGGACCACGTGGGCGTCTCGGTGCTCCACTCGGCCACCGTGGTGTACGTGAAGGCCCACTACACCAAGGGCATGACCGGCACCCTGCTCTTCGCCCTCCCCCTCAAGGAGGGCACCATGCTGGTGGACCTCATGCTGGGCGGCGACGGCACCCCTTCCACCGAGCTCGCCGGCGACAGCCGCGACGCCCTGGCCGAGACCTTCAACCAGATCATGGGCTCGGCCAACCAGGCCCTCTCCGACCTGGCCGGGGAGACGCTCTCCATCTCCAACGTCGAGATCTTCTCCGCCGAGGGCGGCGATTCCTCCGGCCTGGAGGAGATCATGGGCCCCGGCCCCTTCTACGACCTGCCCCTGGAGACGAGCCAGGAGAGCCTGGGCACCGTCATCCACCTCCTGATCCCCGACCTGCTCATCCAGCAGATCAAGCGCAAGCTGGGCATCGGCGAGGCCCCGGCGGCCCCGGCCCCGGCCGCCCCCGAAGCCCCCGCGCCCGCCGCGGCCGCCCCCGCCCCCCGGGCCACCGGCGGCACCGTCCCCGTCGCCGCCCCCGCCGCCGGCCCCCCCCAGCGCCAGGCCTCCACCGTCGACACCGGCAACCTGGACCTGCTCCTGGACATCGAACTGCCCCTCATGGTCCGCATGGGCCAGACCGAGATGCAGCTGGGAGAGCTCCTCAAGCTCACCCCCGGCTCCATCCTCGAGCTGAACCGCGCCGCCGACGCCCCCGTGGAGTTGCTGGTGAACAGCAAGCTCATCGCCCGGGGCGAGGTGGTGGTGGTGGACGGCAACTTCGCGTTCCGGATCACCGAGATCGAGAGCACGGACGCGCGGATCCGGAGCCTGGTGTAG
- the fliM gene encoding flagellar motor switch protein FliM → MAKILSQEEVDALLKSHAKGAKAPAPAAASAERPSAGPAPQKAKKAQPQKKVSLYNFRRPDRVSREQMRSLHFMHDRFARNFSSSLSAYLRTITEVNLVSVEQLSYQEFLLSVPDPTCFNAISIRPLEGAFALEVNPQLVFPIIDKMLGGPGDPLKNLRTMTDIEQSIFDGVLKLALDDLREAWRGIIDLDFKIQARETSPQLIQIVAPNEVVLLVVFEVKMGTVVGMINLAIPSIILEPVANKFDQEMYTGYKKSGTFEEARLLMESMKKCDMAVAAEIRGTNLRLSEILALQEGDLIPLTKRFDAMLDLTVDGIPRFHGYVALNSNQKRVFQVTASKEG, encoded by the coding sequence ATGGCCAAGATTCTAAGCCAGGAAGAGGTAGATGCCCTCCTGAAGTCCCACGCCAAGGGGGCCAAGGCGCCTGCACCCGCTGCCGCGTCCGCGGAGCGTCCCTCGGCCGGACCCGCCCCCCAGAAGGCAAAAAAAGCCCAGCCCCAGAAGAAGGTCAGCCTCTACAACTTCCGCCGCCCCGACCGGGTGAGCCGGGAGCAGATGCGCAGCCTGCACTTCATGCACGACCGGTTCGCCCGGAACTTCTCCAGCTCCCTTTCCGCCTACCTGCGCACCATCACCGAAGTGAACCTGGTCTCCGTGGAGCAGCTGAGCTACCAGGAGTTCCTCCTCTCGGTGCCCGACCCCACCTGCTTCAACGCCATCTCCATCCGCCCCCTGGAGGGCGCCTTCGCGCTGGAGGTAAACCCCCAGCTGGTCTTCCCCATCATCGACAAGATGCTGGGCGGCCCCGGCGACCCCCTGAAGAACCTGCGCACCATGACCGACATCGAGCAGTCCATCTTCGACGGCGTGCTCAAGCTGGCCCTGGACGACCTGCGCGAGGCCTGGCGGGGCATCATCGACCTGGACTTCAAGATCCAGGCCCGGGAGACCAGCCCCCAGCTCATCCAGATCGTGGCCCCCAACGAGGTCGTGCTGCTGGTGGTCTTCGAGGTGAAGATGGGTACGGTGGTGGGCATGATCAACCTGGCCATCCCCTCCATCATCCTGGAGCCCGTGGCCAACAAGTTCGACCAGGAGATGTACACGGGCTACAAGAAGTCCGGCACCTTCGAGGAGGCCCGCCTCCTCATGGAGAGCATGAAGAAGTGCGACATGGCCGTGGCCGCCGAGATCCGCGGCACCAACCTGCGCCTCTCGGAGATCCTCGCCCTGCAGGAGGGCGACCTCATCCCCCTGACCAAGCGCTTCGACGCCATGCTCGACCTCACCGTGGACGGCATTCCCCGCTTCCACGGCTACGTGGCCCTGAACTCAAACCAGAAGCGGGTGTTCCAAGTGACCGCAAGCAAGGAGGGATGA
- a CDS encoding FliA/WhiG family RNA polymerase sigma factor gives MNAYGRNTPPPPPKPELPDAEPDFQDREFLITECLPLVKFVAHRISSRLPSHVEMDDLIHSGILGLMDAVRKFEPDRNVKFKTYAEQRIRGAILDGLRDLDWVPRSLRRKKKDIETAYHLLEQQHGRAATDEEVAAHLGLALEDLHHSLDELKGVTLGAFVDAGENGEGENLISFVPDPDGENPHILLQAREVRLLLKSAVDRLPTKERFVVQLYYFEELTMKEIGTLLNITESRVSQLHTKSMLRLRGKLKERRIDG, from the coding sequence ATGAACGCCTATGGCCGCAACACCCCCCCGCCGCCGCCCAAGCCCGAGCTCCCCGACGCCGAGCCGGACTTCCAGGACCGCGAGTTCCTCATCACGGAATGCCTGCCCCTGGTGAAGTTCGTGGCCCACCGCATCTCCAGCCGCCTGCCCTCCCACGTGGAGATGGACGACCTCATCCACTCCGGCATCCTGGGGCTCATGGACGCCGTGCGCAAGTTCGAGCCCGACCGCAACGTCAAGTTCAAGACCTACGCCGAGCAGCGCATCCGCGGCGCCATCCTGGACGGCCTGCGAGACCTGGACTGGGTTCCGCGCAGCCTGCGCCGGAAGAAGAAGGACATCGAGACCGCCTACCACCTCCTGGAGCAGCAGCACGGCAGGGCCGCCACCGACGAGGAGGTGGCCGCGCACCTGGGCCTGGCCCTGGAGGATCTCCACCACAGCCTGGACGAGCTCAAGGGCGTGACCCTGGGCGCCTTCGTGGACGCCGGCGAGAACGGCGAGGGCGAGAACCTCATCAGCTTCGTGCCCGACCCGGACGGGGAGAACCCCCACATCCTCCTGCAGGCCCGGGAGGTGAGACTGCTTCTCAAGTCCGCCGTGGACCGCCTTCCCACCAAGGAGCGGTTCGTGGTGCAGCTGTACTACTTCGAGGAACTGACGATGAAGGAAATCGGCACGCTCCTCAACATCACCGAGAGTCGGGTATCGCAATTGCATACCAAGTCCATGCTCCGGCTGCGGGGCAAGCTGAAAGAACGGCGCATCGATGGTTGA
- a CDS encoding MinD/ParA family protein: MNDQANRLRALSRNQPAAGTLFGSRVMAIASGKGGVGKTNVVAGLAMSLAQMGQRVVVLDADFGLANLDILLGLSPQWTLEHVLRGEKILEEILLDGPFGIRIIPASSGIQELTRLDAAAELRLVQGLQRVSQGIDWLLIDTAAGIHDSVIKLLMAAQEVLLVTTPEPTALVDAYAMVKTVHLRDPHKPLWLLVNNAQNAEEAEETIEQLQAATRRFLSRDLQVLGMVPTDPFMLQSVRQQRCVADLYPQAPSSQAFLGAAQQLQQKIPLQKEGFAAFWKGLSAEEP, encoded by the coding sequence ATGAACGATCAAGCCAACCGACTTCGCGCCCTCTCCCGCAACCAGCCCGCAGCCGGCACCCTCTTCGGCTCAAGGGTGATGGCCATCGCCTCCGGCAAGGGCGGCGTGGGCAAGACCAACGTGGTCGCCGGCCTCGCCATGTCCCTGGCCCAGATGGGCCAGCGCGTGGTGGTGCTGGACGCCGACTTCGGCCTGGCCAACCTGGACATCCTGCTGGGGCTCAGCCCCCAGTGGACCCTGGAGCACGTGCTCCGCGGCGAAAAGATCCTGGAGGAGATCCTCCTGGACGGCCCCTTCGGCATCCGCATCATCCCGGCCTCCAGCGGCATCCAGGAACTCACCCGCCTGGACGCGGCGGCTGAGCTGCGCCTGGTGCAGGGCCTCCAGCGGGTGTCCCAGGGCATCGACTGGCTGCTCATCGACACCGCCGCCGGCATTCATGATTCAGTGATAAAGCTCCTCATGGCCGCCCAGGAGGTGCTCCTGGTGACCACCCCCGAACCCACCGCCCTGGTGGACGCCTACGCCATGGTCAAGACCGTCCACCTGCGCGACCCCCACAAGCCCCTCTGGCTCCTGGTGAACAACGCCCAGAACGCCGAGGAGGCCGAGGAAACGATCGAGCAGCTCCAGGCCGCCACCCGCCGTTTCCTGAGCCGGGACCTGCAGGTCCTGGGCATGGTGCCCACCGATCCCTTCATGCTCCAGTCCGTGCGCCAGCAGCGCTGCGTGGCCGACCTCTACCCCCAGGCCCCCTCTTCCCAGGCCTTCCTCGGCGCGGCACAGCAGTTGCAACAGAAGATCCCCTTACAAAAAGAGGGATTTGCTGCATTCTGGAAAGGCCTTAGCGCAGAGGAGCCATGA
- the flhF gene encoding flagellar biosynthesis protein FlhF: protein MRVKTFEAASMQEALAVVKRDMGEEAFILSTRTKRRKSLMGEETYIEVTAAVDEQPAAANGTYGLRDPLASRPAEAPKPLQVKAPPPPAPAPAPAPPPPMDLQPLRRELLEIKGAVEALKDVENRNTSILRELDLMKAQLTRIQKQGMPQSQLQLPQTLLELYGDLVANDVDPFIALRLCEYTQRTLLDQDGENPLDPEKARIFMRRIISDFIPVAPPIQLESGKTRVVALVGPTGVGKTTTIAKLAAYAKLELKQKVALLTLDTFRIAAVDQLHQYAEILQVPLHVALTVEDLKSALRFYQDRTLVLIDTPGHSPKDAEMMAQLRRFLDELPDVEVHLVLSATTKPRDLADIAQRFESLKPTRLVFTKLDETSTLGPLLSTLVRVKRPLSYLGTGQEVPQDLEMATSRRLADLILPLPQPAC from the coding sequence ATGCGTGTGAAGACTTTCGAAGCCGCTTCCATGCAGGAGGCTCTCGCCGTCGTCAAGCGCGACATGGGCGAGGAGGCCTTCATCCTCTCCACCCGCACCAAGCGGCGGAAGTCGCTCATGGGCGAGGAGACCTACATCGAGGTCACCGCCGCCGTGGACGAGCAGCCCGCGGCCGCCAACGGCACCTACGGCCTCCGGGATCCCCTGGCCAGCCGTCCCGCGGAGGCTCCGAAACCCCTCCAGGTGAAGGCCCCGCCCCCCCCGGCCCCCGCGCCCGCCCCGGCCCCCCCGCCCCCCATGGACCTCCAGCCCCTGCGCCGGGAGCTCCTGGAGATCAAGGGCGCCGTGGAGGCCCTCAAGGACGTGGAGAACCGGAACACCTCCATCCTGCGCGAACTGGACCTCATGAAGGCCCAGCTCACCCGCATCCAGAAGCAGGGCATGCCCCAGTCCCAGCTGCAGCTTCCCCAGACCCTGCTGGAACTGTACGGGGACCTGGTGGCCAACGACGTGGACCCCTTCATCGCCCTGCGCCTTTGCGAATACACCCAGCGCACGCTCCTGGACCAGGACGGGGAGAACCCCCTGGACCCCGAGAAGGCGCGGATCTTCATGCGGCGGATCATCTCCGACTTCATCCCGGTGGCCCCGCCCATCCAGCTGGAATCCGGCAAGACCCGCGTGGTGGCCCTGGTGGGGCCCACCGGCGTGGGCAAGACCACCACCATCGCCAAGCTCGCCGCCTACGCCAAGCTCGAGCTCAAGCAGAAGGTGGCCCTGCTCACCCTGGACACCTTCCGCATCGCCGCCGTCGACCAGCTCCACCAGTACGCCGAGATCCTCCAGGTGCCGCTCCACGTGGCGCTCACGGTGGAGGACCTCAAGAGCGCCCTGCGCTTCTACCAGGACCGCACCCTGGTGCTCATCGACACCCCCGGCCACAGCCCCAAGGACGCCGAGATGATGGCCCAGCTGCGCCGCTTCCTGGACGAGCTCCCCGACGTGGAGGTGCACCTGGTCCTGTCGGCCACCACCAAGCCCCGGGACCTGGCCGACATCGCCCAGCGCTTCGAATCCCTCAAGCCCACGCGCCTCGTGTTCACCAAGCTGGACGAGACGAGCACCCTGGGGCCGCTGCTCAGCACCCTGGTGCGGGTCAAGCGCCCCCTGAGCTACCTGGGCACGGGCCAGGAGGTCCCCCAGGACCTCGAGATGGCCACCAGCCGCCGCCTGGCGGACCTGATCCTCCCCCTGCCCCAGCCGGCCTGCTAA
- the flhA gene encoding flagellar biosynthesis protein FlhA, with protein sequence MLTFLDRLLPYITRLSKRADLATPVFVLIVMVVMILPLPAFVIDILIVFNITMSLLILMVGMYVAKPQEFNAYPSILLIITLFRLALNVATTRRILLYGGEQGPEAAGHMVQAFGQFVVGGSYIIGLVVFLILLAIQFLVINHGSGRIAEVTARFTLDAMPGKQMAIDADLNAGYIDEVEARKRRRELGEEANFYGAMDGAVKFTQRDAVAALLILAVNIIAGILIGILKYNLPVLQSMETFTLLTVGDGLVTAVPSLLISVGGAILTTRSGSQSPNLGTEVMGQLGMDYRPLAIAASVLFLFGAVPGLPLVPFWIMGIIFGIMAYATRKFAAQRLEAKAEPKEKAKAEAPERVESLLKVDPLGLEVGYGLISLLDVNQGGTVLERIKALRRQMAQELGIVVPPIRIRDNLQLPANTYRVQLRGEEIARSEVTPGAFLAMNPGTATGDVQGTATTEPAFGLPAFWIQEAQRDHAQLMGYTVVDPATVITTHLSELIKQQAPELVGRPELQQLLDNLKETTPKLVEELVPNVVPVGVLLKVVQNLLRERVPVRDLGRILEACADAIPITRDPLTLTEYVRQHLGRSLTTPHISENNELGVLMLDPQLEQTIQSGIETTDRGSFLALDPGRLQEILGRISTGITNLLPGAQPVLLTNPVVRPHLRRLLERALPHLVVLSHSEIPMDVRVVNLGTVS encoded by the coding sequence ATGCTGACCTTCCTGGACAGGCTCCTTCCGTATATCACCCGCCTCTCGAAGCGGGCGGACCTGGCCACGCCCGTTTTCGTCCTCATCGTCATGGTCGTCATGATCCTGCCCCTGCCGGCGTTCGTGATCGACATCCTGATCGTCTTCAACATCACCATGTCCCTCCTGATCCTCATGGTGGGCATGTATGTGGCCAAGCCCCAGGAATTCAACGCCTACCCCTCCATCCTGCTGATCATCACCCTGTTCCGGCTGGCCCTGAACGTGGCCACCACGCGGCGGATCCTCCTCTACGGTGGCGAGCAGGGGCCCGAAGCGGCCGGGCACATGGTGCAGGCCTTCGGCCAGTTCGTGGTGGGCGGCAGCTACATCATCGGCCTGGTGGTGTTCCTCATCCTCCTGGCCATCCAGTTCCTGGTCATCAACCACGGCTCCGGCCGCATCGCCGAAGTCACCGCCCGGTTCACCCTGGACGCCATGCCCGGCAAGCAGATGGCCATCGACGCCGACCTGAACGCCGGCTACATCGACGAGGTGGAGGCCCGCAAGCGCCGCAGGGAACTGGGCGAGGAGGCCAACTTCTACGGGGCCATGGACGGCGCCGTGAAGTTCACCCAGCGGGACGCCGTGGCGGCCCTGCTCATCCTGGCGGTGAACATCATCGCCGGCATCCTCATCGGCATCCTCAAGTACAACCTGCCCGTCCTGCAGTCCATGGAGACCTTCACCCTCCTGACCGTGGGCGACGGCCTGGTGACGGCGGTGCCCAGCCTCCTCATCTCCGTGGGCGGCGCCATCCTCACCACCCGCAGCGGCTCCCAGTCCCCCAACCTCGGCACCGAGGTCATGGGCCAGCTGGGCATGGACTACCGGCCCCTGGCCATCGCGGCGTCGGTGCTGTTCCTGTTCGGGGCGGTGCCGGGCCTGCCCCTGGTCCCCTTCTGGATCATGGGGATCATCTTCGGCATCATGGCCTACGCCACCCGGAAGTTCGCCGCCCAGCGCCTGGAGGCCAAGGCCGAACCCAAGGAGAAGGCCAAGGCCGAGGCCCCCGAGCGCGTGGAGTCCCTCCTCAAGGTGGACCCCCTGGGCCTGGAGGTGGGCTACGGCCTCATCAGCCTCCTGGACGTGAACCAGGGCGGCACGGTGCTCGAGCGCATCAAGGCCCTGCGCCGCCAGATGGCCCAGGAGCTGGGCATCGTCGTGCCCCCCATCCGCATCCGGGACAACCTCCAGCTCCCCGCCAACACCTACCGGGTCCAGCTGCGGGGCGAGGAGATCGCCCGCAGCGAGGTCACCCCCGGGGCCTTCCTGGCCATGAACCCGGGCACCGCCACCGGCGACGTCCAGGGCACGGCCACCACCGAGCCCGCCTTCGGGCTCCCCGCCTTCTGGATCCAGGAGGCCCAGCGCGACCACGCCCAGCTCATGGGCTACACCGTGGTGGACCCGGCCACCGTCATCACCACCCACCTCTCCGAGCTCATCAAGCAGCAGGCCCCGGAACTGGTGGGACGCCCCGAGCTGCAGCAGCTCCTGGACAACCTCAAGGAGACCACCCCCAAGCTCGTGGAGGAGCTGGTGCCCAACGTGGTGCCCGTGGGCGTGCTCCTGAAGGTCGTCCAGAACCTCCTGCGGGAGCGGGTCCCCGTGCGGGACCTGGGCCGGATCCTCGAGGCCTGCGCCGACGCCATCCCCATCACCCGCGACCCCCTGACGCTCACCGAGTACGTGCGCCAGCACCTGGGGCGCTCGCTCACCACGCCCCACATCTCCGAGAACAACGAGCTGGGCGTGCTGATGCTGGACCCCCAGCTGGAGCAGACCATCCAGTCCGGCATCGAGACCACGGACCGGGGCAGCTTCCTCGCCCTGGACCCCGGGCGGCTCCAGGAGATCCTCGGCCGCATCTCCACGGGCATCACCAACCTCCTGCCCGGAGCCCAGCCCGTGCTCCTCACCAATCCCGTCGTGCGGCCCCACCTGCGCCGCCTGCTGGAGCGGGCCCTGCCCCACCTGGTCGTCCTGAGCCACAGCGAGATCCCCATGGACGTGCGCGTGGTCAACCTCGGGACGGTCTCATGA
- a CDS encoding cation diffusion facilitator family transporter: MNEEAHSQRARIRVSTLSITAGLFILGLKYYAFHISHSAALKSDAIENVVNVVAAVFALGAIIFAGKPADREHPYGHGKIEHFSAAFEGGMISLAAVLIGYEAVHSLVDRPPLEHLGKGMAINFAAGVLNGALGLYLIHCGRKQRSLALEADGHHVLSDFYTTVGLGIGLFLVALTGWQWLDAIIALGVGGLLAWTGFKLVRSSSAALLDTEDPDLLDKLVAAINRIRPDDILAIHELRTMRSGRYIHVDIHMVVPEFYGIAQSHDLADAFAKSVVREAGIEGELHTHVDPCQRALCDHCSVEPCPIRQHSQERTLPITTEEAVAAGPV; this comes from the coding sequence ATGAACGAAGAAGCCCATTCCCAGAGAGCCCGGATCCGCGTCTCGACGCTGTCCATCACCGCGGGTCTCTTCATCCTCGGCCTGAAATACTACGCCTTCCACATCTCCCATTCCGCCGCCCTGAAGTCCGATGCCATCGAGAACGTGGTCAACGTGGTGGCCGCCGTGTTCGCCCTGGGCGCCATCATCTTCGCGGGCAAGCCGGCGGACAGGGAGCACCCCTACGGCCACGGCAAGATCGAGCACTTCTCCGCGGCCTTCGAAGGCGGCATGATCAGCCTCGCGGCGGTGCTCATCGGGTACGAGGCCGTGCACTCCCTGGTGGACCGCCCCCCCCTGGAGCACCTGGGCAAGGGCATGGCCATCAACTTCGCCGCCGGCGTGCTCAACGGCGCGCTGGGGCTGTACCTCATCCACTGCGGCAGGAAGCAGCGCTCCCTCGCCCTGGAGGCCGACGGCCACCATGTCCTGTCCGACTTCTACACCACCGTGGGCCTGGGCATCGGCCTGTTCCTGGTGGCCCTCACGGGCTGGCAGTGGCTGGACGCGATCATCGCCCTGGGCGTGGGCGGGCTCCTGGCCTGGACCGGCTTCAAGCTGGTGCGTTCCTCCAGCGCCGCCCTCCTGGACACCGAGGACCCCGACCTCCTGGACAAGCTGGTGGCCGCCATCAACCGGATCCGCCCCGACGACATCCTGGCCATCCACGAGCTGCGCACCATGCGCTCGGGCCGCTACATCCACGTGGACATCCACATGGTGGTGCCCGAGTTCTACGGCATCGCCCAGAGCCACGACCTGGCCGACGCCTTCGCGAAGTCCGTGGTGCGCGAGGCGGGCATCGAGGGCGAGCTCCACACCCACGTGGACCCTTGCCAGCGGGCCCTGTGCGACCACTGCTCCGTGGAGCCCTGCCCCATCCGGCAGCACAGCCAGGAGCGGACCCTGCCCATCACGACGGAGGAGGCGGTCGCGGCGGGCCCCGTCTAG
- a CDS encoding branched-chain amino acid transporter permease — MRYLIGGLGVMFLTTALTRTLPFLLAARLGARPRLRNLGRKLPAAIMVLLSLQSLSEVDYLRYPHGLPEILASGVVLAVHGLGRNSLLSISVGTLAYALCSQFVFVPPIAP; from the coding sequence ATGCGCTACCTGATCGGCGGCCTAGGTGTCATGTTCCTCACAACGGCGCTGACCCGGACCCTGCCTTTCCTCCTCGCTGCGCGCCTGGGAGCGAGGCCTCGGCTCAGAAACCTGGGCCGAAAACTCCCGGCGGCCATCATGGTGCTGTTGAGCCTGCAAAGCCTCAGCGAAGTGGACTATTTGAGGTATCCCCATGGGCTGCCCGAAATCCTGGCGTCGGGAGTCGTGCTGGCCGTCCATGGCCTGGGTAGGAACAGTCTCCTGAGTATTTCCGTGGGCACCCTCGCCTATGCCCTTTGTTCACAGTTTGTCTTCGTTCCGCCCATCGCCCCGTGA